The Acidobacteriota bacterium genomic interval GAGGCGAGCTCAGCTCGACGGGGAGCTGCCCGAACCAGGTCTCCATGGCGCGCATGTTCGCGAAGGAGGAGGAGGCGCGCGCGAAGAAGAGCCTGGAGGCGCTCCGCTCGACGATCGCGGCGCTCGGCGGCGAGACGGGGAGGAAGTCCCTCGTGCTGTTCACCGAAACGCTGCGTGACGAGCCGGGCGCGTACTATCTCCAGATGGCGCGGACGACTCCCGCCGCGCAGGACATCAGCATCGCGCCGGAGTTCCGCCGCGTCGTCGAGGAGGCGAGCGGCTCGTCCGTGGCCTTCTACCCGGTGTACGCCGCGGGGCTCGAGGACGCGTCGGGGGACGACATCGGGAGGACGTCCACGAGCCTCGGCACGCTCGCGCAGGCGCAGGTGTCCGCGCAGAACGGCCCGAACACTCCTCCCCAGGCCCGCAGGGACGTCAGCGCCTCGAACCGGAAGGCGGCGGACATGGACACGGGGCCGCTCCAGCAGGCGATGAAGGGAGCCGAGAGCGGGTCGATGGGGTTCAACGCGTCGATCGCCGCGGAGACGGGGGGGCGCGCCCTCGGATGGACGAACGACCTGTCGAAGATTTTTCCGATCGTGCGCGACGAGATGGCCTGCTACTACGTGCTCTCGTACCAGCCGTCGGGAGCCGCCGACGGCAAGCGCCACACGATCGAGGTGGACGTCGATCAGAGGAAGGCGAAGGTGCGCGCGCGCCAGTACTTCGTGGACTGGACGGCCGAGCAGCGCCTCGACCGGCGGTTCGCGACGGCCCTCGACGCGCCCGCGGCGTTCCGGGATCTCGCCCTGACGCTCGAGGCCTTCGCGCTCGGCCGCGCGAAGGGGGGGCGTCAGGTCCTCGTGAAGGCGTCGATCCCGGCCGAGGATCTCCTGAAATCGGCCTCCGGGGTTCCCCCCGACGACGGCTCGGCGATCGTGAGGGTGAGAGGGCGCGTGAGCGGAGCGTCGGGGGACACCTGCTCGTTCGGGGCGGAGTTCCCGATCGCGCAGGTGAAGGCCGCGGCGGCGGGGAAGGGCTCGCTGCGCTACGAGGCGTCATGCCCGGTGGGGACGGGGCCGCACGAGATAAGCGCGGCGGTCTTCGAGAAGCGGGGGGGGACGATGGGCGGGGCGCGCCGCTCCGTCGTCGTGCCGCTTCTGACCGGCTTCACCGTCTCCGAGCCGCAGCTGTGGGCTGCGGCTCGGGCGGACCTCGTCTACCGCGAGCAGGCGGCCGACATCTTCGGGCCGAGCAAGGGAATCGCGATCGGAATCGCGGCGCCACGGAGCGAGAGGCGGCTGATCCCCGGGGAGAAGGGAAGCCTGATGTTCCTGGTCTGCCCCCCGGAGAAGGGATGGACGGGCGGGGACGTCACGGTGGCCCGGACGATCCTGTCGGGCGAATCGCCGGTGGCGACCTTCCCGGTGCTGAGGCTCAAGGGCCCCCCCGATCCGACCTCGGGGTGCTGGGGGGTGACGAGCGAGATCCCCAACGGAATCCTCGGCGAGGGGATCTACCTCTTCAACTACGACGTCCACGCGCCGGGGCTCGCAGAGCCAATCTCGAGGAGCGCCCCGTTCGCGGTCGGCGCCCCGGCCGTCAGCGAGCCTGAGGGAGGAGCGGCCCGGCCACCGCCTTGAGGCCGGCGTAGCTCGTCTGGCCGAAGACGGCACTCACTCGCCGTCCGTCGGGGGCATGCACGAACGTGGCCGGCAGGGCTCCCGACCACTTCGGATCGACCTTCGAGATGAAAGCGTCGGGGTCGCCCGCCGCCTTCACGAACGCGCGCCCCGGGACCTTCATCTCGCGAAGGAAGGGGCGGATCTTTCCCGCCACGTCGTCGGGGTCGTCGAGCGAGACGGTGATGAGCGCGACCTGCCCGGGGTTTTCGGCCGCGAACCGGACGAGATCGGGGAACTCCTCGCGGCACGGGTCGCACCAGGTCGCCCAGAAGTTCAGCACGACCACCTTCCCCCGCGCTTCTTGAAGCGCCCGCTCGA includes:
- a CDS encoding TlpA family protein disulfide reductase, with protein sequence MTLGLRSTKLIAGAAILVVALAAPIHAAAPAAPAADSPRVDPIDAAGIERALQEARGKVVVLNFWATWCDPCREEFPDLVRFAAENPGQVALITVSLDDPDDVAGKIRPFLREMKVPGRAFVKAAGDPDAFISKVDPKWSGALPATFVHAPDGRRVSAVFGQTSYAGLKAVAGPLLPQAR
- a CDS encoding VWA domain-containing protein; the protein is MRRSPRSRITARLGCRPPRPDSPRAPAPASDPGHVVLYFDLPHLTPPGGARSVAAARRFLESTDLAVWKTMVLAYSAGDIRVLAPYTQDRARLLAALDGVLAKGSTMDDSSVARVNNIQAVAAEACTNVGGPPASAQPGGELSSTGSCPNQVSMARMFAKEEEARAKKSLEALRSTIAALGGETGRKSLVLFTETLRDEPGAYYLQMARTTPAAQDISIAPEFRRVVEEASGSSVAFYPVYAAGLEDASGDDIGRTSTSLGTLAQAQVSAQNGPNTPPQARRDVSASNRKAADMDTGPLQQAMKGAESGSMGFNASIAAETGGRALGWTNDLSKIFPIVRDEMACYYVLSYQPSGAADGKRHTIEVDVDQRKAKVRARQYFVDWTAEQRLDRRFATALDAPAAFRDLALTLEAFALGRAKGGRQVLVKASIPAEDLLKSASGVPPDDGSAIVRVRGRVSGASGDTCSFGAEFPIAQVKAAAAGKGSLRYEASCPVGTGPHEISAAVFEKRGGTMGGARRSVVVPLLTGFTVSEPQLWAAARADLVYREQAADIFGPSKGIAIGIAAPRSERRLIPGEKGSLMFLVCPPEKGWTGGDVTVARTILSGESPVATFPVLRLKGPPDPTSGCWGVTSEIPNGILGEGIYLFNYDVHAPGLAEPISRSAPFAVGAPAVSEPEGGAARPPP